The proteins below come from a single Juglans regia cultivar Chandler chromosome 12, Walnut 2.0, whole genome shotgun sequence genomic window:
- the LOC108995877 gene encoding disease resistance protein RPP13-like has product MRALLKIADALEESDEELKVWLKQVREIVYETEDALDKYRLIQAHNQCHGLGLYGYLHKFSCRIKSMKARSRIISELNCINSSIKNISEVHERLRPKFTRAEQGSGITMEGNTWEYRRGDALLLDKTNLLGIDERKQQLVEWLVKGGYGREVVSVAAMRGMGKTTLAKQVYDDPEVKKHFKRRAWITVSQSFKMEELLRDMIHQIYSVVSRPVPEGLDSMNKDRLRRIVKDLLQKRRYLIVLDDVWHLYEWDALKYAMPNNNCGSRIILTTRNIDVASSSGVESVGKVYNLKPLTPEESWQLFSRKTFQGDACPSYLKEICQYTLRKCEGLPLAIVLISGVLATKDKRRTDEWNMVGRSLGAEIDGNYLKKVLSLSFNHLPFYLRSCFLYLIIFPEHCRIEQMRVIRLWIAEGFIEAKEWKTLEEVAEDYLNELLNRGLLQVAGTTTNGRVKLYRVQDLLREIIMSKARDQNFTSIAKDHNMTRPDKVTIYNRLDLFEEIFEKLRSPDDFLIFQ; this is encoded by the coding sequence ATGAGAGCTTTGCTGAAGATTGCAGATGCTTTGGAAGAAAGTGATGAGGAGCTCAAAGTGTGGCTTAAGCAAGTAAGAGAGATTGTTTATGAAACAGAAGATGCTCTTGATAAATACAGACTTATTCAAGCACATAATCAATGTCATGGGCTTGGACTCTATGGTTATCTCCACAAATTTTCATGTCGTATCAAGAGCATGAAGGCTCGTTCTCGTATTATTTCTGAATTAAATTGCATCAACTCCAGCATCAAAAATATTTCCGAGGTTCATGAGAGGCTGCGTCCAAAATTCACTAGAGCCGAACAAGGTTCAGGCATCACAATGGAAGGAAATACATGGGAGTATCGTCGAGGGGATGCTCTTCTTCTCGACAAGACTAATTTACTTGGGATAGATGAGCGTAAGCAGCAGCTGGTGGAGTGGCTGGTAAAGGGTGGTTATGGACGTGAAGTGGTTTCTGTGGCAGCAATGCGTGGAATGGGGAAAACTACCTTGGCAAAGCAAGTATATGATGATCCAGAAGTGAAGAAACACTTCAAAAGACGTGCATGGATCACTGTTTCTCAATCTTTCAAGATGGAAGAACTCCTCAGAGACATGATCCATCAAATCTACAGCGTAGTCAGCAGACCAGTTCCAGAAGGTTTAGACAGCATGAACAAAGACCGGCTGAGAAGAATAGTCAAGGATTTGCTCCAGAAAAGGAGGTACTTGATTGTCTTGGATGATGTATGGCACTTGTATGAATGGGATGCTCTCAAATATGCCATGCCTAACAATAACTGTGGCAGCCGGATAATCCTCACCACACGTAATATAGATGTGGCCTCCTCCTCTGGTGTCGAATCCGTAGGTAAGGTCTATAACTTGAAGCCCTTAACACCAGAAGAATCATGGCAACTTTTCAGCAGGAAGACCTTTCAAGGGGATGCATGCCCTAGTTATCTCAAGGAAATCTGTCAATATACTTTAAGAAAGTGTGAGGGACTTCCCCTTGCAATTGTGTTAATCAGTGGTGTTTTGGCTACAAAAGACAAGCGCAGGACTGACGAGTGGAATATGGTTGGCCGCAGTCTTGGGGCTGAAATTGATGGAAATTATCTGAAGAAAGTACTTTCGCTCAGTTTCAATCATTTGCCATTCTACCTAAGATCTTGTTTTCTATACTTGATCATATTTCCAGAGCACTGTCGTATTGAGCAAATGAGAGTAATACGATTATGGATAGCAGAGGGATTCATTGAAGCCAAAGAATGGAAAACACTGGAAGAAGTTGCAGAGGACTACCTCAATGAACTGTTGAATAGAGGCCTACTGCAAGTGGCAGGCACAACCACCAACGGAAGGGTCAAACTGTATCGCGTCCAAGACCTGCTCCGGGAGATCATCATGTCAAAGGCTAGAGATCAGAACTTCACCTCCATAGCTAAGGACCACAACATGACGAGACCTGATAAG
- the LOC108995880 gene encoding protein FAR1-RELATED SEQUENCE 4-like has translation MDKKEDETAPTPSTASTSILPTQGYYGPRNPYYVPFMLPQNAFPNPYTCTWGSQLSSMPSFGPMMPYPPSSNPEESTRDQRTYQHPSMPPSSNPEESTRSEKTPQLASESSTVPLSLGAESEKNFGETSSDVNKVAEAEETNEVSDDDDEGVEEPKPGMEFATDKELLAYYKRYAKKQGFGVITQRTKRDASGKPKYVTIGCARGGKYHPSHSNISKPRPTIKTDCKAKLNAHLDKKGVWVLTTAENSHNHATVSPQKSRFFRSHKCLDEYSKRMLDLNDRACIRMNKNFGALVVDAGGFENLEFQEKDCRNYIDKARQLRLGKGGGEALSDYFKRMRKMNDGFISVIDVDDELRLRNVFWADARSRAAYECFGDVITFDTTYLTNRYSMPFAPFVGVNHHGQSILLGAGLISSEDTSTFVWLFRAWLDCMNGQAPKAIITDQDRAMKSAIAMVFPETRHRYCLWHIMRKLPEKLGSHSQFNAGLKTDIQSALYDSHSCEEFDAKWGELIQKYDLGDNAWLEGLYTERSFWVPAYLKGVFWAGMSTTQRSESMNAFFDGYVHSGTTLKEFVDQFDNALRKKVEVETTADFNSCNQIIPCVTPFHFEKQFQAVYTNAKFKEIQGEVWGMICCNCIPVSKQGCISTFDVLDEISTGDHVKTVHFIVYYNEEECDIKCTEVHLGSVEKRLKVKSSYDDLRDNADSRRYELVVKRCMKLATRVSPSDEHVNAFMRVLDEFEHNFKELPLESGSTKVNESDVVDKGKKILSPNVVRGKGRPPTKRKVPPVEKAATKRKKKQTCRKIFADEQVGVGEVSAPQVGANVEDVVVGTQYSTVIQQTLSGNDENL, from the exons ATGGACAAAAAGGAAGATGAAACAGCACCTACGCCATCTACAGCTTCTACATCGATTTTGCCGACTCAG GGATATTATGGTCCACGAAACCCATACTACGTACCATTTATGttgcctcaaaatgcatttccAAATCCATATACATGCACTTGGGGTAGTCAG CTTTCATCGATGCCATCTTTTGGACCAATGATGCCCTACCCTCCGTCAAGTAATCCGGAGGAGTCCACACGAGATCAACGTACCTATCAG CATCCATCGATGCCACCATCGAGTAATCCGGAGGAGTCAACAAGATCTGAAAAGACTCCCCAACTAGCAAGTGAATCATCAACAGTGCCATTGTCATTGGGTGCTGAAAGTGAAAAGAATTTTGGAG aaactTCGTCAGACGTAAATAAAGTGGCAGAGGCCGAGGAAACTAATGAAGTctctgatgatgatgacgaagGAGTTGAGGAGCCAAAACCTGGTATGGAGTTCGCCACTGATAAAGAGCTTCTTGCATATTATAAGCGATATGCCAAGAAACAAGGTTTTGGTGTCATCACACAGAGGACCAAAAGAGATGCATCTGGGAAACCGAAGTATGTGACAATTGGGTGTGCACGTGGCGGCAAGTACCATCCGAGTCACAGTAATATCTCGAAGCCGCGACCAACAATTAAAACAGACTGTAAGGCGAAGTTAAATGCTCACTTGGACAAAAAGGGTGTATGGGTTTTAACCACTGCTGAGAATAGTCACAATCATGCTACTGTCAGCCCACAGAAGTCTAGATTTTTTAGAAGTCATAAGTGTTTAGATGAATACAGTAAAAGAATGCTCGATCTAAATGACAGGGCATGTATTCGAATGAACAAAAATTTTGGAGCACTTGTTGTTGATGCGGGCGGGTTCGAGAATCTTGAATTTCAAGAGAAAGATTGTAGAAATTATATTGACAAAGCCAGACAATTGAGGCTGGGTAAAGGAGGTGGCGAAGCACTTAGTGATTACTTTAagaggatgaggaagatgaaTGATGGATTTATTTCTGTGATTGATGTTGATGATGAGTTGCGACTCAGAAATGTGTTTTGGGCTGATGCACGTAGTCGAGCCGCGTATGAGTGTTTCGGAGATGTGATCACCTTCGATACGACGTATCTAACAAATAGATACAGTATGCCTTTTGCTCCTTTTGTTGGGGTAAACCATCATGGGCAGTCCATACTGTTAGGGGCTGGATTGATTTCAAGTGAGGATACAAGTACTTTTGTGTGGTTGTTCCGAGCATGGTTGGACTGCATGAATGGTCAGGCTCCAAAAGCAATCATAACAGATCAAGATCGGGCAATGAAGAGTGCCATTGCGATGGTATTCCCAGAAACTCGCCATAGATATTGTCTATGGCATATCATGAGGAAATTGCCTGAGAAATTGGGATCTCACTCCCAATTCAACGCAGGGTTAAAGACTGACATTCAGAGTGCCCTATATGATTCGCATAGCTGTGAAGAATTTGATGCCAAATGGGGGGAACTAATTCAGAAATATGACCTTGGTGATAACGCGTGGCTGGAAGGGTTGTATACCGAGAGATCATTTTGGGTTCCAGCTTACTTGAAAGGTGTATTTTGGGCTGGCATGAGCACTACACAGCGgtctgaaagcatgaatgccTTTTTCGACGGATATGTGCATTCTGGTACAACGTTAAAGGAATTTGTCGATCAATTTGACAATGCTCTGAGAAAGAAGGTGGAAGTAGAGACGACAGCAGATTTCAATTCGTGCAACCAAATCATCCCATGTGTGACTCCATTCCACTTTGAAAAGCAGTTCCAAGCGGTGTATACAAATGCAAAGTTTAAAGAAATCCAAGGGGAGGTGTGGGGGATGATTTGTTGTAATTGCATACCTGTTAGCAAACAGGGTTGTATTTCCACATTTGATGTGTTGGATGAAATTTCCACGGGTGACCATGTAAAAACCGTCCATTTCATAGTTTACTATAACGAGGAGGAATGTGATATCAAATGCAC AGAGGTACATCTTGGATCGGTGGAGAAAAGACTTAAAGTCAAAAGTAGTTATGATGATTTGCGGGATAATGCGGACTCACGAAGGTATGAACTTGTGGTTAAAAGATGTATGAAATTAGCGACGCGTGTATCCCCAAGTGATGAGCATGTCAATGCATTCATGCGGGTTTTGGATGAGTTTGAGCATAATTTTAAAGAATTACCACTTGAGTCCGGTTCAACCAAGGTCAATGAGAGCGACGTCGTGGATAagggtaagaaaatattaagccctAATGTTGTTCGAGGGAAAGGGAGACCTCCAACTAAGAGAAAGGTTCCACCTGTGGAGAAGGCTGCAaccaagagaaagaagaaacag ACTTGCAGGAAAATATTTGCTGACGAACAAGTTGGAGTTGGTGAGGTCTCGGCCCCCCAAGTTGGTGCTAACGTTGAAGATGTTGTTGTTGGAACCCAATATAGTACTGTCATACAACAAACACTATCGGGCAATGATGAGAATTTGTGA